One Vicia villosa cultivar HV-30 ecotype Madison, WI unplaced genomic scaffold, Vvil1.0 ctg.002659F_1_1, whole genome shotgun sequence DNA window includes the following coding sequences:
- the LOC131639484 gene encoding uncharacterized protein LOC131639484 → MIREEIKVDCQESDESDEESYVGELTVSELAAGFTETCLMNENLCAKVREYRSINRFLLEERVSLMIDITDRERKLDKSNMRNDSKSLSESNVIENVLTTSEDIVKQSCDASPVSDSATPDESSNSNRSLEVVPLRTISSDDVKATKPKTAHAKRPKEGIHNKGAKPSASNTIEELTKEGTRYVDKAITRIVTRILNENHQNTSKAEVAHTSGCDPTEEEIIKNGLGGAENTNVTEDVNDIEENKHTKVNTEIGTNVVDLDEYSDDELLASLNPSVANRLMTRRKAKAISQSSPEKNAEAKSTVKDSVKKKSTSAGPIKSRVVAKSVGVGPSKSWSKVVPKKRKEREIVEYESDVEGDVPNIPSRKKPTTSKLAASIPEIPIDNVSFHYASSASRWKYVLKKRPAVERELAPNSLENKEILELIQEAGLLKTVCNLPKCYERLVKEFMVNLSEDCGNSKSVDFRKVFVRGKCVSFYPSVINNFLVRTNEAQPELEVTDNKVCQVITAKQVKSWPLKEKLTASKLSIKYAMLHKIETSNWVPTNHKSTISTVLGRFLYDVGTKAKFDYGTYIFDQTMKHARSFSVKGPIAFPSFLCGIILTQYPNILNEHDVVCKRESLLAFHYKLFQGTHVPDIVMTSAETSKSGASASKAKVIAMLNETCKELEARKISLEKMISTLEMDEN, encoded by the exons ATGATCAGAGAGGAAATAAAAGTTGACTGCCAAGAATCtgatgaatctgatgaagaatcaTATGTTGGAGAGCTCACCGTAAGTGAACTAGCTGCAGGTTTTACTGAGACATGTCTAATGAATGAGAATCTGTGTGCAAAAGTAAGGGAGTACAGAAGTATCAATAGATTCCTGCTAGAAGAAAGAGTAagccttatgatagacattactgATCGCGAAAGAAAACTAGATAAGTCAAATATGCGCAATGATTCTAAAAGTCTATCTGAAAGTAATGTCATAGAGAATGTTTTAACAACATCTGAAGACATTGTGAAG CAATCGTGTGATGCATCTCCCGTATCTGACTCGGCAACACCGGATGAGTCCTCTAACTCTAATAGGAGTCTAGAGGTTGTACCTTTAAGGACGATTAGTAGTGATGATGTAAAGGCCACAAAGCCTAAAACAGCACATGCAAAACGGCCCAAGGAGGGTATTCATAACAAGGGCGCCAAACCTTCTGCATCTAATACCATAgaggaacttactaaagaaggaACCAGATATGTCGATAAAGCAATTACCAGAATTGTTACACGcattctgaatgaaaatcatcaa AACACCAGTAAGGCTGAAGTTGCTCACACCTCTGGTTGTGACCCAACTGAAGAGGAGATCATTAAGAATGGACTAGGAGGTGCTGAGAATACCAATGTTACTGAGGATGTCAATGACATCGAAGAGAATAAGCACACTAAGGTCAATACTGAAATAGGTACCAATGTGGTAGACTTAGATGAGTATTCTGACGACGAGTTGCTTGCCTCATTAAATCCTAGTGTAGCCAACAGGCTGATGACTAGAAGAAAAGCCAAAGCTATTTCCCAAAGTTCCCCTGAAAAGAATGCAGAAGCTAAGAGCACTGTTAAAGACTCTGTCAAGAAGAAGAGTACTTCTGCTGGTCCTATCAAGAGCAGAGTTGTGGCTAAGAGTGTAGGGGTTGGTCCCTCAAAGTCCTGGAGCAAGGTTGttccaaagaaaagaaaggagagGGAAATTGTTGAATATGAGTCTGATGTTGAAGGGGATGTCCCTAACATTCCATCAAGGAAGAAGCCTACAACAAGCAAGCTTGCTGCAAGTATTCCTGAAATACCTATTGATAATGTGTCATTCCACTATGCCTCTAGTGCCAGCAGGTGGAAATATGTGCTCAAAAAGAGACCGGCTGTTGAAAGGGAGTTGGCTCCAAATTCTCTTGAGAACAAGGAAATCTTAGAGCTAATTCAGGAAGCTGGACTATTAAAAACTGTGTGCAACCTTCCCAAATGTTATGAGAGGCTGGTAAAAGAATTTATGGTGAACCTATCTGAAGATTGTGGAAACAGCAAGAGTGTGGACTTCAGAAAAGTGTTTGTGAGAGGTAAGTGTGTTTCGTTCTATCCTTCTGTGATTAATAACTTCTTGGTAAGAACAAatgaagctcaacctgagcttgaagtgacAGACAACAAGGTTTGTCAAGTGATCACAGCCAAGCAAGTAAAAAGCTGGCCCTTAAAAGAGAAACTAACTGCAAGTAAGCTGAGCATCAAGTATGCAATGCTTCACAAGATAGAAACATCTAATTGGGTACCAACAAATCACAAGTCCACTATTTCAACTGTTCTTGGCAGATTTTTGTATGATGTAGGAACAAAGGCAAAGTTTGACTATGGAACATATATTTTTGACCAAACTATGAAGCATGCTAGAAGCTTCAGTGTTAAGGGTCCAATTGCCTTTCCATCCTTCCTGTGTGGCATAATTCTGACTCAGTATCCCAACATTCTCAATGAACATGATGTAGTATGCAAAAGAGAAAGCCTATTGGCTTTCCACTATAAATTGTTTCAGGGTACGCATGTTCCAGACATTGTCATGACATCGGCTGAAACATCCAAGTCTGGAGCATCAGCCAGCAAAGCAAAAGTCATAGCAATGTTAAACGAGACCTGCAAAGAGCTGGAAGCTAGGAAGATATCCCTTGAAAAGATGATAAGCACTCTGGAAATGGATGAGAATTAG